Proteins encoded in a region of the Ralstonia pseudosolanacearum genome:
- a CDS encoding homoserine kinase → MAVFTPVTDAEIALWLEQYDVGTVRALRGIPSGIENTNFFLTTEKDGATHEYVVTLFERLTGEQLPFYLYLMLHLAQHDICVPAPIPGRDGAILRPLKGKPATIVTRLPGRSNLAPTTSECAIVGDMLARMHLAGRDYPRHQPNLRSLPWWNEVVPDIQPFVQGATRELLVAELAHQQRFFGSDDYAALPEGPCHCDLFRDNVLFEPATDGQPERLGGFFDFYFAGVDKWLFDVAVTVNDWCVDLATGVLDAERMRAMLRAYHAVRPFTDAEARHWRDMLRAAAYRFWVSRLWDFHLPRDAELLQPHDPTHFERVLRERVRAEGLTLDIPEPCN, encoded by the coding sequence ATGGCTGTTTTCACCCCGGTCACCGACGCCGAGATCGCCCTCTGGCTGGAGCAATACGACGTGGGCACGGTCCGCGCGCTGCGCGGCATTCCTTCGGGGATCGAAAACACCAACTTCTTCTTGACCACGGAGAAGGACGGTGCCACGCACGAGTACGTCGTCACGCTGTTCGAGCGGCTGACCGGCGAGCAGTTGCCGTTCTACCTGTACCTGATGCTGCATCTGGCGCAGCACGACATCTGCGTGCCGGCGCCGATTCCCGGCCGCGACGGCGCGATCCTGCGCCCGCTCAAGGGCAAGCCGGCGACCATCGTGACGCGCCTGCCCGGCCGCTCGAACCTGGCGCCCACGACGAGCGAATGCGCCATCGTCGGCGACATGCTGGCGCGCATGCACCTGGCCGGCCGCGACTACCCGCGGCACCAGCCCAACCTGCGCAGCCTGCCGTGGTGGAACGAAGTGGTGCCCGACATCCAGCCCTTCGTGCAGGGCGCCACGCGCGAGCTGCTGGTCGCCGAACTGGCCCACCAGCAGCGCTTCTTCGGCAGCGACGACTACGCCGCCCTGCCCGAGGGCCCGTGCCACTGCGACCTGTTCCGCGACAACGTGCTGTTCGAGCCGGCCACGGACGGCCAGCCCGAGCGCCTGGGCGGGTTCTTCGATTTCTATTTCGCCGGCGTCGACAAATGGCTGTTCGACGTGGCCGTGACCGTCAACGACTGGTGCGTCGATCTCGCCACGGGTGTGCTCGATGCCGAACGGATGCGCGCCATGCTGCGCGCCTATCATGCGGTGCGGCCCTTCACCGACGCGGAGGCCCGTCACTGGCGGGACATGCTGCGCGCCGCGGCCTATCGCTTCTGGGTATCGCGCCTGTGGGACTTCCACCTGCCGCGCGACGCCGAACTGCTGCAACCGCATGATCCGACCCACTTCGAGCGTGTGCTGCGCGAACGGGTGCGCGCCGAAGGGCTGACACTGGATATTCCCGAACCATGCAACTGA
- a CDS encoding BPSS1780 family membrane protein — protein MQLIEVSGKQGYVWLRQGAWLFRKNPIGFLLLLFIYLFSVNLLMVLLPPIGVVAILLANPAIFVGFMSACRDTVAGKRIGPASLVAGFRAYGKDALRGLLRLGALYSVLVLIVSGLLMTMVDVDTLTTILSDKPLTTDAIREFYLAMVMGSVLYIPVAVLFWFSPLLVAWHGIPVGKALFFSWIAIWRNRAAFILYGVLFAVLLIAVPLFIDALFASGGANNIAPLIATPYRILVMAVLYCSFYATYRGCFNVTQAAGQATDTVA, from the coding sequence ATGCAACTGATCGAAGTCTCCGGCAAGCAGGGCTACGTCTGGCTGCGCCAGGGTGCGTGGCTGTTCCGCAAGAACCCGATCGGGTTCCTGCTGCTGCTGTTCATCTACCTGTTTTCCGTCAACCTGCTGATGGTGCTGCTGCCGCCCATCGGCGTGGTCGCCATCCTGCTGGCCAATCCGGCCATCTTCGTGGGCTTCATGTCGGCCTGCCGCGATACCGTGGCGGGCAAGCGCATCGGCCCGGCATCGCTGGTCGCCGGCTTCCGGGCCTACGGTAAGGACGCGCTGCGCGGCCTGCTGCGGCTGGGTGCGCTGTACTCGGTGCTGGTGCTGATCGTCAGCGGCCTGCTGATGACGATGGTCGATGTCGACACGCTGACGACGATCCTGAGCGACAAGCCGCTCACCACCGACGCCATCCGCGAGTTCTATCTGGCCATGGTGATGGGCTCGGTGCTGTATATCCCGGTGGCGGTGCTGTTCTGGTTTTCGCCGCTGCTGGTGGCGTGGCACGGCATTCCGGTCGGCAAGGCGCTGTTCTTCAGCTGGATCGCGATCTGGCGCAACCGCGCGGCCTTCATCCTGTACGGCGTGCTGTTCGCGGTGCTGCTGATCGCGGTGCCGCTGTTCATCGATGCGCTGTTCGCCTCGGGCGGCGCCAACAACATTGCTCCGCTGATCGCCACGCCGTACCGGATCCTGGTGATGGCGGTGCTGTACTGCTCGTTCTACGCCACCTATCGGGGCTGCTTCAACGTGACGCAGGCCGCCGGCCAGGCCACCGATACGGTGGCCTGA
- a CDS encoding UvrD-helicase domain-containing protein, translating to MSELLAHLNPEQRAAVTLPDESALILAGAGSGKTRVLTTRIAWLIQSAQVSPSGVLAVTFTNKAAKEMNARLSAMLPINTRGMWIGTFHGLCNRLLRAHYRDAGLPQTFQILDTQDQLSAVKRLLKSLNIDDEKFPPKSVQYFINGAKEQGLRAGDLEIANEFDRRMADLYAAYDAQCQREGVVDFSELLLRCYELLRYNDAIRVHYQRRFKHILVDEFQDTNKLQYAWLKILAGLGEAGVTPNAIFAVGDDDQSIYAFRGANVGNMVDFEREFRVAHRIKLEQNYRSHGNILDTANHLIAHNTRRLGKNLRTDAGHGEPVRVYPSATDGQEAGWIVEEIRERIASGTARSEIAILYRSNAQSRVIEHALFSVGIPYKVYGGLRFFERAEIKHALAYLQLLENADNDAAFGRVVNFPARGVGARSLEQLQDAAKLYGVSLTASVPYLTGAAGTKLAAFVRLIEQMRADTRQMTLPEIVQHVIHASGLITHYQGEKEGLDRIENLQELVTAAQAFVAEEGYGVDAIATALPMRHDAMLRIEGGETDSDAVTELVVDETPTEMTPLVAFLTHASLEAGDNQAQAGQDAVQLMTVHAAKGLEFHVVFITGLEEGLFPHENSLQDTDGLEEERRLMYVAITRARERLYLSFAQSRVLHGQIRYHIRSRFFDELPEATLKWLTPPQAGYSPTRRAQGGQGDSAWGREWFKRPERGDNEAYTGRPTGGMDTGNTYADTKRAAGTGFRVGQSVFHSKFGEGVITTLEGEGADARAHIKFSRHGVKVLALGIAKLDPIN from the coding sequence ATGTCCGAACTGCTCGCTCACCTGAACCCCGAACAACGCGCTGCCGTCACGCTTCCCGACGAGTCGGCGCTGATCCTGGCCGGGGCGGGCAGCGGCAAGACGCGCGTGCTGACCACCCGCATCGCCTGGCTGATCCAGAGCGCCCAGGTGTCGCCGTCGGGTGTGCTGGCCGTCACCTTTACCAACAAGGCGGCCAAGGAGATGAACGCCCGGCTGTCGGCCATGCTGCCGATCAACACGCGCGGCATGTGGATCGGCACCTTCCACGGCCTGTGCAACCGGCTGCTGCGCGCGCACTACCGCGACGCCGGGCTGCCGCAGACCTTCCAGATCCTCGATACGCAGGATCAACTCTCGGCCGTCAAGCGCCTGCTCAAGTCGCTGAACATCGACGACGAGAAGTTTCCGCCGAAGAGCGTCCAGTACTTCATCAATGGCGCCAAGGAGCAGGGCCTGCGCGCGGGCGACCTGGAGATCGCCAATGAGTTCGACCGCCGCATGGCCGACCTGTACGCCGCCTACGACGCGCAGTGCCAGCGTGAAGGCGTGGTCGACTTTTCAGAGCTGCTGCTGCGCTGCTACGAGCTGCTGCGCTACAACGATGCGATCCGCGTGCACTACCAGCGGCGCTTCAAGCACATCCTGGTCGACGAGTTCCAGGATACGAACAAGCTGCAATACGCCTGGCTGAAGATCCTGGCCGGCCTGGGCGAGGCGGGCGTCACGCCCAACGCCATCTTCGCCGTGGGCGACGACGACCAGAGCATCTACGCCTTCCGTGGCGCCAACGTCGGCAACATGGTGGACTTCGAGCGCGAATTCCGGGTCGCGCACCGCATCAAGCTGGAGCAGAACTACCGTTCGCACGGCAACATCCTGGACACGGCCAACCACCTGATCGCCCACAACACCCGCCGCCTGGGCAAGAACCTGCGCACCGACGCCGGCCACGGTGAGCCGGTGCGCGTCTACCCGTCCGCCACCGACGGGCAGGAGGCCGGCTGGATCGTCGAAGAAATCCGCGAGCGCATTGCCAGCGGCACGGCGCGCTCCGAGATCGCCATCCTGTACCGCAGCAACGCGCAGTCGCGGGTGATCGAGCATGCGCTGTTCTCGGTGGGCATTCCCTACAAGGTGTATGGCGGGCTGCGCTTCTTCGAGCGCGCCGAAATCAAGCACGCGCTGGCCTACCTGCAACTGCTGGAGAACGCCGACAACGATGCCGCCTTCGGCCGCGTGGTCAACTTCCCGGCGCGCGGCGTCGGGGCGCGCTCGCTGGAGCAACTGCAGGATGCGGCCAAGCTGTATGGCGTGTCGCTGACGGCGTCGGTGCCGTACTTGACCGGCGCGGCGGGGACGAAGCTGGCGGCGTTCGTGCGGCTGATCGAGCAGATGCGCGCCGACACGCGCCAGATGACGCTGCCCGAGATCGTCCAGCATGTGATCCACGCCAGCGGCCTCATCACGCATTACCAGGGCGAGAAGGAAGGCCTCGACCGCATCGAGAACTTGCAGGAACTGGTGACCGCCGCCCAGGCCTTCGTGGCCGAGGAGGGCTACGGCGTCGATGCCATCGCCACCGCGCTGCCGATGCGCCACGACGCGATGCTGCGCATCGAGGGCGGCGAGACGGACAGCGATGCCGTCACTGAGTTGGTGGTCGATGAAACGCCGACGGAGATGACCCCGCTGGTCGCCTTCCTGACGCATGCCTCGCTGGAGGCCGGCGACAACCAGGCCCAGGCCGGCCAGGACGCGGTGCAACTGATGACCGTGCACGCCGCCAAGGGGCTGGAGTTCCACGTCGTCTTCATCACCGGCCTGGAGGAGGGCCTGTTCCCGCACGAGAACAGCCTGCAGGACACCGACGGCCTCGAAGAAGAGCGTCGCCTGATGTACGTGGCCATCACCCGGGCGCGCGAGCGCCTGTACCTGTCGTTTGCGCAGAGCCGTGTGCTGCATGGGCAGATCCGCTACCACATCCGCTCGCGCTTCTTCGACGAGCTGCCGGAAGCGACGCTGAAGTGGCTGACGCCGCCGCAGGCCGGCTACAGCCCCACGCGCCGCGCGCAGGGCGGGCAGGGCGATAGCGCCTGGGGCCGCGAGTGGTTCAAGCGCCCCGAGCGCGGCGACAACGAGGCCTACACCGGCCGCCCGACCGGCGGCATGGACACCGGCAACACCTACGCCGACACCAAGCGCGCGGCCGGAACGGGCTTCCGCGTCGGCCAGTCGGTGTTCCACAGCAAGTTCGGGGAAGGCGTCATCACGACGCTGGAAGGTGAAGGCGCCGATGCGCGCGCCCACATCAAGTTCAGCCGGCACGGCGTGAAGGTGCTGGCGCTGGGCATCGCCAAGCTGGACCCGATCAACTGA